Proteins encoded together in one Schumannella luteola window:
- a CDS encoding nitroreductase family deazaflavin-dependent oxidoreductase, whose protein sequence is MSFNDGIIDEFRANGGHVSTYGFGDGLVLLHTVGARSGEARVHPVAAFPADSFDATAGGVDDSAADAGWLVVASAAGADAHPAWFHNLTANPDVRVEFGRDGAVQTVDARATVLDSAERDAAYAEIVRRSPGFGEYEKKTDRAIPVARVTPVG, encoded by the coding sequence GTGAGCTTCAACGACGGCATCATCGACGAGTTCCGCGCGAACGGCGGTCACGTCTCCACCTACGGCTTCGGCGACGGACTCGTGCTGCTGCACACCGTCGGCGCGCGCTCGGGCGAGGCCCGCGTGCATCCGGTCGCGGCGTTCCCGGCCGACTCCTTCGACGCGACCGCGGGCGGTGTCGACGACTCGGCCGCCGACGCCGGCTGGCTGGTCGTCGCGTCCGCAGCGGGGGCCGACGCGCATCCCGCCTGGTTCCACAACCTCACCGCGAACCCCGACGTGCGCGTCGAGTTCGGCCGCGACGGCGCGGTGCAGACGGTGGATGCGCGGGCGACGGTTCTCGACAGCGCGGAGCGGGATGCGGCCTACGCCGAGATCGTGCGGCGCTCGCCCGGCTTCGGCGAATACGAGAAGAAGACCGACCGGGCCATCCCGGTCGCGCGCGTCACGCCGGTCGGCTGA
- a CDS encoding acyl-CoA dehydrogenase family protein, producing MTRDAETSVLTDELLQRIRSRAAGYDRDNAFFAEDLDELREAGYLRPRSLLATIRDQRRLGAHAPATALAINMHLVWTGVARILAARGDRSLDWVLAEAEAGELFAFAISEPGNDLVLWDSATRAEPVVGSVTSAGEGGWAFTGTKVFTSLAPAWTRLGVFGRAEEAPGGDWPDGGTGPRLVHGFLTRDTPGWRHLDDWDTLGMRATQSRTTVLEGAVVPPERVSRILPVGPNPDPFVFAVFASFLLSIGSVYAGIADRALELGVEAVQRRTSRRTGLALSQDPDLRWRLADAALALDALRPDLETLAADVDGLVDHGAQWFRRLTGAKHRATETARVVVDHALRVAGGSGYAAGGELARLQRDVLAGIYHPSDPESVRQTVAANLLGPLEP from the coding sequence ATGACGCGGGATGCCGAGACCTCCGTTCTGACCGACGAGCTGCTGCAGCGCATCCGCTCGCGCGCCGCCGGCTACGACCGCGACAACGCCTTCTTCGCCGAGGACCTCGACGAGCTGCGCGAGGCGGGCTACCTGCGTCCGCGCTCGCTGCTCGCGACGATCCGCGACCAGCGTCGGCTCGGCGCGCACGCCCCGGCGACCGCCCTCGCGATCAACATGCACCTGGTGTGGACGGGCGTCGCCCGCATCCTCGCCGCCCGCGGAGATCGCAGCCTCGACTGGGTGCTGGCGGAGGCCGAGGCCGGCGAGCTGTTCGCCTTCGCGATCAGCGAGCCCGGCAACGACCTCGTGCTGTGGGACTCGGCGACGCGGGCGGAGCCGGTGGTGGGCTCGGTCACGTCGGCGGGCGAGGGCGGATGGGCGTTCACCGGCACCAAGGTCTTCACCTCGCTCGCGCCCGCGTGGACCCGGCTCGGCGTCTTCGGCCGGGCGGAGGAGGCGCCGGGCGGCGACTGGCCCGACGGCGGAACGGGTCCGCGCCTCGTGCACGGCTTCCTCACTCGCGACACCCCCGGCTGGCGGCACCTCGACGACTGGGACACCCTCGGCATGCGCGCCACGCAGAGCCGCACGACCGTGCTCGAGGGCGCCGTCGTTCCGCCGGAGCGGGTGTCGCGCATCCTGCCGGTCGGGCCGAATCCCGACCCCTTCGTCTTCGCCGTGTTCGCGAGCTTCCTGCTGTCGATCGGCTCGGTCTACGCCGGGATCGCCGACCGCGCGCTCGAGCTCGGCGTCGAGGCGGTGCAGCGCCGCACGAGCCGCCGCACCGGGCTCGCGCTCTCGCAGGATCCCGACCTGCGCTGGCGGCTGGCGGATGCAGCGCTCGCCCTCGACGCGTTGCGCCCTGACCTCGAGACGCTCGCGGCCGACGTCGACGGGCTCGTCGATCACGGGGCGCAGTGGTTCCGCCGGCTGACCGGGGCGAAGCACCGCGCGACCGAGACGGCGCGGGTCGTCGTCGATCACGCGCTACGCGTCGCGGGCGGTTCCGGCTACGCGGCGGGTGGCGAGCTCGCGCGACTGCAGCGCGACGTGCTCGCCGGCATCTACCACCCGAGCGACCCCGAGTCGGTGCGCCAGACGGTCGCCGCGAACCTGCTCGGACCGCTGGAACCGTAG
- a CDS encoding DoxX family protein, whose translation MSIFVWVISGLLCLAYLAAGGFKTFGPDARIYAAFPWAKQVGMASTRIIGALELLGALGLILPVLLGMAQILTPIAALGLVAVQIAAMTFHIQRREFQALPVNVVMLLLAAVIAVLRFLGY comes from the coding sequence ATGTCGATCTTCGTCTGGGTGATCTCCGGACTCCTGTGCCTGGCCTACCTCGCCGCCGGCGGCTTCAAGACCTTCGGACCCGACGCGCGCATCTACGCCGCCTTCCCGTGGGCGAAGCAGGTCGGCATGGCCAGCACCCGCATCATCGGCGCGCTCGAACTGCTCGGCGCGCTCGGCCTGATCCTGCCGGTGCTGCTCGGCATGGCGCAGATCCTCACCCCGATCGCCGCCCTCGGGCTCGTCGCGGTGCAGATCGCCGCCATGACCTTCCACATCCAGCGCCGCGAGTTCCAGGCCCTGCCGGTGAACGTCGTCATGCTGCTGCTCGCCGCGGTCATCGCGGTGCTGCGCTTTCTCGGGTACTGA
- a CDS encoding glycoside hydrolase family 1 protein: MSTDGAVTFPPGFLWGASTAAHQVEGNNLNSDWWYREHGHFGAPVAEPSLDAADSYHRYPEDMRLLADAGLTSYRFSVEWARIEPEPGVISRAEIDHYRRMVGTARELGLEPMVTLHHFTNPIWHGRNGGWAADDAVDRFVRYVEAVLPVLDDVSLVCTINEPNMVSVLADPTVAFPGAGLPPGVPGVTEKLIEGHHRAVEIVRGYGAKAGWTVATQAYQPDPGAEAVRDEYAWSREDVFIDAAKNDDWIGIQAYTRTRIAADGPVPWPAEVEKTLTGWEYYPPAIGDGIANSRRWAPGVPVYITENGIATADDSRRIDYTRGALTAVREQMDAGSEVRGYLHWSALDNYEWGTYKATFGLIGWDRETFERTPKPSLAWLGEVAKAQALPVD; encoded by the coding sequence ATGAGCACCGACGGCGCCGTCACCTTCCCTCCCGGCTTCCTGTGGGGAGCATCCACCGCCGCCCACCAGGTCGAGGGCAACAACCTCAACTCCGACTGGTGGTACCGCGAGCACGGGCACTTCGGCGCCCCCGTCGCCGAGCCGAGCCTCGACGCCGCCGACAGCTACCACCGCTACCCCGAGGACATGCGCCTGCTGGCGGATGCCGGGCTCACCTCCTACCGCTTCAGCGTCGAGTGGGCGCGCATCGAGCCCGAGCCCGGCGTCATCAGCCGCGCCGAGATCGACCACTACCGCCGAATGGTCGGCACCGCCCGCGAGCTCGGACTCGAGCCGATGGTCACGCTGCACCACTTCACCAACCCGATCTGGCACGGACGCAACGGCGGATGGGCGGCCGACGACGCCGTCGACCGCTTCGTCCGCTACGTCGAGGCCGTGCTGCCGGTGCTCGACGACGTGTCGCTGGTCTGCACGATCAACGAGCCGAACATGGTGTCGGTGCTCGCCGATCCCACCGTCGCCTTCCCCGGGGCCGGCCTGCCGCCGGGCGTGCCCGGCGTGACCGAGAAGCTCATCGAGGGCCACCACCGCGCCGTCGAGATCGTGCGCGGATACGGCGCGAAGGCCGGCTGGACCGTCGCCACCCAGGCCTACCAGCCCGATCCCGGTGCCGAGGCCGTGCGCGACGAGTACGCCTGGTCGCGCGAAGACGTCTTCATCGACGCCGCCAAGAACGACGACTGGATCGGCATCCAGGCCTACACGCGCACCCGCATCGCCGCCGACGGACCCGTGCCGTGGCCGGCCGAAGTCGAGAAGACGCTGACCGGCTGGGAGTACTACCCGCCGGCGATCGGCGACGGCATCGCCAACTCGCGCCGCTGGGCGCCCGGCGTGCCCGTCTACATCACCGAGAACGGCATCGCCACGGCCGACGACAGCCGCCGCATCGACTACACGCGCGGTGCGCTGACCGCCGTGCGCGAGCAGATGGATGCCGGCAGCGAGGTGCGCGGGTACCTGCACTGGAGCGCGCTCGACAACTACGAGTGGGGCACCTACAAGGCGACCTTCGGCCTCATCGGCTGGGACCGGGAGACGTTCGAGCGCACGCCGAAGCCGTCGCTCGCCTGGCTCGGCGAGGTCGCGAAGGCGCAGGCGCTGCCGGTCGACTGA
- a CDS encoding TetR/AcrR family transcriptional regulator codes for MDDTGESGAERAGSAASEPTVEPTAESAPAHPRGPRGPYRKTEERRRQILDQAVHVFARRGFHSGSLREIARGVGMTVPGILHHFGDKESLFQAVLDERDERVRTAAGDVSERNLIEQFRAVMGAVRAEPGLSSLYTIVSAEATDDEHPAHAAFRIRYAENARGVIPALVAGQEDGTIRGDLDVVQASRVIPAVMDGLQQQWLLDPDFDLETAFDDFLRGYLLPR; via the coding sequence GTGGACGACACGGGAGAGAGCGGAGCGGAGCGCGCGGGCAGCGCGGCCTCCGAGCCGACCGTCGAGCCGACCGCCGAGTCCGCTCCCGCGCACCCCCGCGGCCCGCGCGGCCCGTACCGCAAGACCGAGGAGCGCCGGCGGCAGATCCTCGACCAGGCCGTGCACGTGTTCGCCCGCCGCGGCTTCCACTCCGGCTCGCTGAGGGAGATCGCGCGCGGCGTGGGGATGACGGTGCCCGGCATCCTGCACCACTTCGGCGACAAGGAGTCGCTGTTCCAGGCGGTGCTCGACGAGCGCGACGAGCGGGTGCGCACGGCCGCCGGCGACGTCAGCGAACGCAATCTCATCGAGCAGTTCCGCGCCGTGATGGGCGCCGTGCGCGCCGAACCCGGACTCTCGTCGCTCTACACGATCGTGTCGGCCGAGGCGACCGACGACGAGCACCCCGCGCACGCCGCGTTCCGCATCCGCTACGCCGAGAACGCGCGCGGCGTCATCCCCGCGCTCGTCGCCGGTCAGGAAGACGGCACGATCCGCGGCGATCTGGATGTCGTGCAGGCCTCGCGCGTCATCCCCGCCGTCATGGACGGCCTGCAGCAGCAGTGGCTGCTCGACCCGGACTTCGACCTCGAGACGGCCTTCGACGACTTCCTGCGCGGGTACCTCCTCCCCCGCTGA
- a CDS encoding NAD(P)-dependent alcohol dehydrogenase gives MKAVRLHSYNELPTLDSIPEPTITGPWDVIVDVGAAGLCRTDLHIIEGQWEPIQHPDLPYVLGHENAGRVREVGSAVTNVAPGDTVIMHPLTSCGLCAACRVGQDSHCENATFPGINVDGGWAQLLKTNARAVVKLDPSLEPKDIAALADAGLTAYHAVRKSADRLFPGTHAVVVGAGGLGHIGIQALAAITSAEITVVDRSEEALELATKLGAHHTVLATEPTAVAAEVQDVTGGGAHVLFDYVGEHGTENQASELIRNQGDQYVIGYGGRIERDTIEIISREINIIGNLVGTYNDLVELMTLTAQGKVTLHTQVYDLAAAHDAIADLDAGRLVGRGILVPERL, from the coding sequence ATGAAGGCCGTCCGACTCCACAGCTACAACGAGCTCCCGACGCTCGACAGCATCCCCGAACCGACGATCACCGGCCCCTGGGACGTGATCGTGGATGTCGGCGCCGCCGGCCTGTGCCGCACCGACCTGCACATCATCGAGGGCCAGTGGGAGCCGATCCAGCACCCCGACCTGCCCTACGTGCTCGGGCACGAGAACGCCGGCCGGGTGCGCGAGGTCGGCAGCGCCGTCACCAACGTCGCCCCCGGCGACACCGTGATCATGCACCCGCTGACGAGCTGCGGCCTCTGCGCCGCCTGCCGCGTCGGCCAGGACTCGCACTGCGAGAACGCGACCTTCCCCGGCATCAACGTCGACGGCGGATGGGCGCAGCTGCTCAAGACGAACGCCCGCGCGGTCGTGAAGCTCGACCCGAGCCTCGAGCCGAAGGACATCGCGGCGCTCGCGGATGCGGGCCTCACCGCCTACCACGCGGTGCGCAAGTCGGCCGATCGCCTCTTCCCGGGCACCCACGCCGTCGTGGTCGGCGCCGGCGGTCTCGGCCACATCGGCATCCAGGCGCTCGCCGCGATCACGTCCGCCGAGATCACGGTCGTCGACCGCTCGGAGGAGGCCCTCGAGCTGGCGACGAAGCTCGGCGCCCACCACACCGTGCTCGCGACCGAGCCGACCGCCGTCGCGGCGGAGGTGCAGGACGTGACCGGCGGCGGCGCGCACGTGCTCTTCGACTACGTGGGCGAGCACGGCACCGAGAACCAGGCGTCGGAGCTGATCCGCAACCAGGGCGACCAGTACGTGATCGGCTACGGCGGCCGCATCGAGCGCGACACGATCGAGATCATCTCGCGCGAGATCAACATCATCGGCAACCTCGTCGGCACCTACAACGACCTGGTCGAGCTGATGACCCTCACGGCTCAGGGCAAGGTCACGCTGCACACGCAGGTCTACGACCTCGCCGCCGCGCACGATGCGATCGCCGACCTGGATGCGGGCCGCCTCGTCGGCCGCGGCATCCTCGTGCCCGAGCGGCTCTGA
- a CDS encoding GMC family oxidoreductase, with protein sequence MSAISHDDEAVVIVGSGAGGGTLAYELTKRGIPVVVLEAGPHLTNDNYTNDEWEAFGQMAWPSDRTDSGSWKVAQDFPNLPAWIVKAVGGTTTHWSGATPRFKAHEFKARTAYGHIDGASLLDWPIDLTDLAPWYDEAEKAMGSTHRHGRKPLPANNNYKVFANGAERVGYKHYATGPYATNAEEYDGRPASIQDGFNFQGDKNRSKWSTLVREIPRAQETGLLDLRPDSHVAQITHDSHGRVDAVLYLDKSGALHRQRAKLVAVAGNSIETARLLLLSASALFPDGLANSSGQVGRNYTRHLTGSVYAQFDDEVRMYRGETMAGIIADESRHDTGRGFSGGYYMETISLGPAFLAKFLTPGSWGRDFTSFLDGYARTAGMWIVGEDLPQETNRVTLNPAALDEHGLPVAHVHYDDHPNDKAMREYAYAHAENLYDAVGATRTWRTPPYPSTHNMGTARMSARPEDGVVDAWGRSHDVPNLFISDGSVFTTSAAANPTLTIVALAIRQADYIAKQLESGGI encoded by the coding sequence ATGAGCGCGATCAGCCACGACGACGAGGCCGTCGTCATCGTCGGATCCGGTGCGGGCGGCGGAACGCTCGCCTACGAGCTCACGAAGCGGGGCATCCCCGTGGTCGTGCTCGAGGCCGGCCCGCACCTGACGAACGACAACTACACGAACGACGAGTGGGAGGCCTTCGGCCAGATGGCCTGGCCGAGCGACCGCACCGACTCGGGCTCGTGGAAGGTCGCCCAGGACTTCCCGAACCTGCCCGCCTGGATCGTCAAGGCCGTCGGCGGCACGACCACGCACTGGTCGGGCGCGACGCCGCGCTTCAAGGCGCACGAGTTCAAGGCGCGCACCGCCTACGGCCACATCGACGGCGCCTCGCTGCTCGACTGGCCGATCGACCTGACCGACCTGGCGCCCTGGTACGACGAGGCCGAGAAGGCGATGGGATCCACCCACCGCCACGGCCGCAAGCCCCTGCCCGCGAACAACAACTACAAGGTGTTCGCGAACGGCGCCGAGCGCGTGGGCTACAAGCACTACGCGACGGGGCCCTATGCGACGAACGCCGAGGAGTACGACGGCCGGCCCGCCAGCATCCAGGACGGCTTCAACTTCCAGGGCGACAAGAACAGATCCAAGTGGTCGACGCTGGTGCGCGAGATCCCGCGCGCCCAGGAGACGGGTCTGCTCGATCTGCGCCCCGACAGCCACGTCGCGCAGATCACTCACGACAGCCACGGCCGAGTGGATGCGGTGCTCTACCTCGACAAGTCCGGCGCCCTGCACCGGCAGCGGGCCAAGCTCGTCGCCGTCGCCGGCAACTCGATCGAGACCGCGCGCCTGCTGCTGCTCAGCGCGAGCGCGCTGTTCCCCGACGGGCTCGCGAACTCGTCGGGCCAGGTCGGCCGCAACTACACGCGCCACCTGACCGGCTCGGTGTACGCCCAGTTCGACGACGAGGTGCGCATGTACCGCGGCGAGACGATGGCCGGCATCATCGCCGACGAGTCGCGCCACGACACCGGCCGCGGCTTCTCGGGCGGGTACTACATGGAGACGATCTCGCTCGGGCCGGCGTTCCTGGCGAAGTTCCTCACGCCCGGATCATGGGGGCGCGACTTCACCTCGTTCCTCGACGGCTACGCCCGCACCGCCGGAATGTGGATCGTCGGCGAGGACCTGCCGCAGGAGACCAACCGCGTCACCCTCAACCCGGCGGCCCTCGACGAGCACGGCCTGCCGGTCGCGCACGTGCACTACGACGACCACCCGAACGACAAGGCGATGCGCGAGTACGCCTACGCGCACGCCGAGAACCTCTACGACGCCGTCGGCGCGACGCGCACCTGGCGCACCCCGCCGTATCCCTCGACCCACAACATGGGCACCGCGCGCATGAGCGCCCGGCCCGAAGACGGGGTCGTGGATGCGTGGGGCCGCTCGCACGACGTGCCGAACCTGTTCATCAGCGACGGCTCGGTGTTCACCACCTCCGCCGCGGCGAACCCGACCCTCACGATCGTCGCCCTCGCCATCCGGCAGGCCGACTACATCGCGAAGCAGCTGGAGTCGGGCGGCATCTGA
- a CDS encoding YbhB/YbcL family Raf kinase inhibitor-like protein, producing MASTLTSSPYDQIAEVPSFELTSTDVADGQELPAAQVSGIFGAGGSDTSPQLSWSGFPAETKSFVVTVYDPTAPTGSGFWHWAVADIPATTTSLAAGAGDDTGAQLPPGAWQLNNDASLQRYLGAAPPAGSGKHQYFVAVHAVDVESLGLDHGATPAFLGFNLSGHTLARAVIAPWWEAK from the coding sequence ATGGCATCCACCCTCACCTCCAGCCCCTACGACCAGATCGCCGAGGTGCCGAGCTTCGAGCTGACCAGCACCGACGTCGCCGACGGGCAGGAGCTGCCCGCCGCCCAGGTGTCGGGCATCTTCGGCGCCGGCGGCAGCGACACCTCGCCGCAGCTGAGCTGGTCGGGATTCCCGGCCGAGACGAAGAGCTTCGTCGTCACCGTCTACGACCCCACCGCCCCGACCGGCAGCGGCTTCTGGCACTGGGCCGTCGCCGACATCCCTGCCACGACGACCTCGCTCGCGGCCGGAGCCGGCGACGACACCGGAGCCCAGCTGCCCCCGGGCGCCTGGCAGCTGAACAACGACGCCTCGCTGCAGCGCTACCTCGGCGCGGCCCCGCCGGCCGGCAGCGGCAAGCACCAGTACTTCGTGGCCGTGCACGCGGTGGATGTCGAGAGCCTCGGCCTCGACCACGGTGCGACCCCGGCGTTCCTGGGCTTCAACCTCTCGGGTCACACGCTGGCCCGCGCGGTCATCGCCCCGTGGTGGGAGGCGAAGTAA
- a CDS encoding IclR family transcriptional regulator, producing the protein MPSNAAGPTGLTVNPKPARLRDAAVREPARERRASEPDPTATPVDDVAADAPAEVVSIRPESDAGGVSAIRKTFAALEFIAERGGASAREVSQALGMPMPTVYRILGSLVDSDYLVHLKSDRRFELGYKLHRLGVSLHRQVGVPAQVKTEIARLHERAQTAAYFAVYRGPDVIVAFVDDCPDHRRLQPLNFGMHEASHATAYGKIMLAGMTDAQRDSYLEVHPLTPFTPTTIVDRAELDARLDEVALAGIAWEHEEFVPGMTCAAIAVRDASGMIVGSAAISAASTDVVGREAELEDALRRTASQLSRWFRTGSAALAH; encoded by the coding sequence ATGCCGAGCAACGCCGCCGGCCCCACCGGCCTGACCGTCAACCCGAAGCCCGCCCGACTCCGCGATGCCGCCGTGCGAGAACCCGCCCGCGAGCGTCGCGCATCCGAGCCCGATCCGACGGCGACGCCGGTCGACGACGTCGCTGCCGATGCCCCCGCCGAGGTCGTCTCGATCCGACCCGAGAGCGACGCAGGCGGCGTCAGCGCGATCCGCAAGACCTTCGCCGCCCTCGAGTTCATCGCCGAACGCGGCGGCGCGAGCGCCCGCGAGGTGTCGCAGGCGCTCGGCATGCCGATGCCGACCGTCTACCGCATCCTCGGCAGCCTGGTCGACAGCGACTACCTCGTGCACCTGAAGAGCGACCGCCGCTTCGAGCTCGGCTACAAGCTGCACCGGCTCGGCGTCTCGCTGCACCGCCAGGTCGGAGTTCCGGCCCAGGTGAAGACCGAGATCGCGCGTCTGCACGAGCGCGCGCAGACCGCCGCCTACTTCGCCGTCTACCGTGGCCCGGACGTGATCGTCGCCTTCGTCGACGACTGCCCCGACCACCGCCGTCTGCAGCCGCTCAACTTCGGCATGCACGAGGCCTCGCACGCGACCGCCTACGGCAAGATCATGCTCGCCGGCATGACCGACGCCCAGCGCGACAGCTACCTCGAGGTGCATCCGCTGACCCCGTTCACGCCGACGACGATCGTCGACCGGGCCGAGCTGGATGCGCGCCTCGACGAGGTCGCGCTCGCCGGCATCGCCTGGGAGCACGAGGAGTTCGTGCCCGGCATGACGTGCGCCGCGATCGCCGTGCGCGACGCCTCGGGCATGATCGTCGGCTCGGCCGCGATCTCGGCGGCATCGACCGACGTCGTGGGCCGCGAGGCGGAGCTCGAGGATGCGCTGCGCCGCACCGCGTCGCAGCTCTCGCGCTGGTTCCGCACCGGCTCGGCCGCCCTCGCGCACTGA
- a CDS encoding ABC transporter ATP-binding protein yields MRLGYGRTEIVHDVALRLEAGQVTALIGPNGSGKSTVLRALARLHAPTHGAMTLDDGRALDTLARREFARTLTLLSQSRPAPSGLSVREVVEFGRHPHRGRIRSADPEGAAAVQEALELTGLTGIADAGVDELSGGQLQRVWLATSLAQRTGVLLLDEPTNHLDLRYQVETIDLVRELADEHGITVGIVLHDLDQAAVVADRLVLLSEGRVVADGAAAEVLRGELLSEVYGIRIDVDADPATGALRTKAFGHRRRSAADASASV; encoded by the coding sequence TTGCGCCTCGGCTACGGACGCACCGAGATCGTGCACGACGTCGCCCTGCGCCTCGAGGCCGGGCAGGTCACCGCGCTCATCGGACCGAACGGCAGCGGCAAGTCGACCGTGCTGCGCGCGCTCGCCCGCCTGCACGCGCCGACGCACGGCGCGATGACGCTCGACGACGGCCGCGCCCTCGACACGCTCGCCCGCCGCGAGTTCGCGCGCACCCTCACGCTGCTCTCGCAGTCGCGACCGGCTCCGTCGGGGCTGAGCGTGCGCGAGGTCGTCGAGTTCGGGCGGCATCCGCACCGCGGGCGCATCCGCTCCGCCGACCCCGAGGGCGCCGCCGCCGTGCAGGAGGCGCTCGAACTCACCGGGCTGACCGGCATCGCCGATGCGGGCGTCGACGAGCTCTCCGGCGGCCAGCTGCAGCGCGTCTGGCTCGCGACGAGCCTCGCCCAGCGCACCGGCGTGCTGCTGCTCGACGAGCCCACCAATCACCTCGACCTGCGCTACCAGGTGGAGACGATCGACCTCGTGCGCGAGCTCGCCGACGAGCACGGCATCACGGTCGGCATCGTGCTGCACGACCTCGACCAGGCCGCTGTCGTGGCCGACCGGCTCGTGCTGCTCAGCGAGGGCCGGGTCGTCGCCGACGGCGCCGCCGCCGAGGTGCTGCGCGGCGAACTGCTCAGCGAGGTCTACGGCATCCGCATCGACGTGGATGCCGACCCCGCCACCGGCGCCCTGCGCACGAAGGCCTTCGGTCACCGGCGCCGCTCTGCTGCCGACGCCTCCGCCTCCGTCTGA
- a CDS encoding Lrp/AsnC family transcriptional regulator gives MDNLDYGIIDLLRQNARAGYGDIGQKVGLSASAVKRRVDRLVVDGVIQSFTIQVDPAVDGLGTEAYVELFCRGTVAPAELRRILSAVPEVVDAATVSGDADAIVRIRSRDIASLEDALEKVRIAPTVDHTRSAIVMSRLVHREVD, from the coding sequence GTGGACAACCTCGACTACGGGATCATCGATCTGCTGCGACAGAACGCCCGCGCCGGGTACGGCGACATCGGCCAGAAGGTGGGCCTCTCGGCGTCCGCGGTGAAGCGGCGCGTCGACCGGCTCGTGGTCGACGGCGTCATCCAGTCGTTCACGATCCAGGTCGACCCGGCCGTCGACGGACTCGGAACCGAGGCCTACGTCGAGCTGTTCTGCCGCGGCACCGTGGCTCCGGCCGAGCTGCGGCGCATCCTCTCGGCCGTGCCCGAGGTCGTGGATGCGGCGACCGTCAGCGGCGATGCCGACGCGATCGTGCGCATCCGCTCGCGCGACATCGCCTCGCTCGAAGACGCGCTCGAGAAGGTGCGCATCGCCCCGACCGTCGACCACACCCGCTCGGCCATCGTCATGTCGAGGTTGGTCCACCGCGAGGTGGACTAG
- a CDS encoding FMN-dependent NADH-azoreductase, with the protein MSLFRLDASIRTEGSASRALGDIVEAEWRREHPDATVTTRHIGVDPVPATAWSNAVTASWTPEEARTAEQNEAVALAAEIVDELVDAEALLFAVPLYNFGPSQHFKTWVDLAIADPRLGPGSELLKGKPAVVATVLGGNYSEGTPRAGWDHSTGWIERVLGDVWGLDLQVVQREFTLVGVNPALDQFTDLAKDLADRAEAKAAEHGRFLAARTAERLAA; encoded by the coding sequence ATGTCCCTGTTCCGACTGGACGCCAGCATTCGCACCGAGGGCTCCGCGAGCCGCGCGCTCGGCGACATCGTCGAGGCCGAGTGGCGCCGCGAGCACCCCGACGCGACCGTCACCACCCGCCACATCGGCGTCGATCCGGTGCCCGCCACCGCCTGGTCGAACGCGGTGACCGCATCGTGGACCCCCGAGGAGGCGCGCACCGCCGAGCAGAACGAGGCCGTCGCGCTTGCCGCCGAGATCGTCGACGAGCTCGTCGACGCCGAGGCGCTGCTCTTCGCCGTTCCGCTGTACAACTTCGGCCCTTCGCAGCACTTCAAGACCTGGGTCGACCTGGCCATCGCCGACCCGCGCCTCGGGCCGGGCAGCGAGCTGCTCAAGGGCAAGCCCGCCGTCGTCGCCACGGTTCTCGGCGGCAACTACAGCGAGGGCACCCCGCGTGCCGGCTGGGACCACTCCACCGGATGGATCGAGCGCGTGCTCGGCGACGTCTGGGGTCTCGACCTCCAGGTCGTGCAGCGCGAGTTCACCCTCGTCGGCGTCAACCCCGCCCTCGACCAGTTCACCGACCTCGCCAAGGACCTCGCCGACCGCGCCGAGGCGAAGGCGGCCGAGCACGGCCGGTTCCTCGCGGCACGCACCGCGGAGCGTCTCGCGGCCTGA
- a CDS encoding winged helix-turn-helix transcriptional regulator, whose amino-acid sequence MATTSTTRSASAHSAAAAGVDDATAPASGLETLRETGDVQRCDAALVSAFGVLGKRWNGMILAVLGHQTLGFAELRRGIGAISDSMLSDRLGDLTSLGLIERQVDAGPPVSVTYRLTEAGCRLVPVLDQLGDWARDNLPRPEGH is encoded by the coding sequence ATGGCCACCACGTCGACGACCCGATCCGCGAGCGCGCACAGCGCCGCGGCCGCCGGGGTCGATGACGCAACCGCCCCCGCATCCGGCCTCGAGACGCTGCGCGAGACCGGCGATGTGCAGCGCTGCGACGCGGCGCTCGTGAGCGCCTTCGGCGTTCTCGGCAAGCGCTGGAACGGCATGATCCTCGCGGTGCTCGGCCACCAGACGCTCGGCTTCGCCGAGCTGCGCCGCGGCATCGGCGCGATCAGCGACTCGATGCTCAGCGACCGCCTCGGCGACCTGACCTCACTCGGCCTGATCGAGCGCCAGGTGGATGCGGGCCCGCCCGTGTCGGTCACCTACCGCCTCACCGAGGCCGGCTGCCGTCTCGTGCCCGTGCTCGACCAGCTCGGTGACTGGGCCCGCGACAACCTCCCGCGCCCCGAGGGCCACTAG